The proteins below come from a single Drosophila teissieri strain GT53w chromosome 3L, Prin_Dtei_1.1, whole genome shotgun sequence genomic window:
- the LOC122617748 gene encoding probable chitinase 10 — protein sequence MQCSWAFVLALSIFFQLGAGHVVDLSWELPKVRNTVGDLSHICLGRQEGELVPHPLDCNGYFSCSRVPTLLYCDQGLQFDENRAVCDLPENTNCSPVPSVESASSLADNSELNWWPHKPKPVFVAVDVTSGQPVNPMEKYDPEHIECRHYGAYFLPHPRNCGLYFICAYGHLHRHQCGRGTAWNFEMSECQLSDQAVCYGESRVSESHTDVKTTTKVPTFSSEGPVTVCYIVGSSEYSTLQQFLTDPEITELPPVTPPSPPRAEVSALTCPSAKQSYMSHPEDCSKYYICIGGMPVLTSCPKGLFWDQKSGFCEIERNVKCFQK from the exons ATGCAATGCTCCTGGGCATTTGTCCTGGCATTGAGCATCTTCTTCCAGTTGGGAGCAGGTCACGTTGTGGACCTAAGTTGGGAATTACCCAAAGTTCGAAATACAGTGGGTGACCTCAGCCAT ATCTGCTTGGGACGCCAAGAGGGCGAATTGGTGCCACATCCACTGGATTGTAATGGATATTTCTCCTGCTCGCGAGTTCCTACACTCCTCTACTGCGATCAGGGCCTCCAGTTCGACGAGAACCGTGCGGTCTGCGATCTGCCGGAGAATACCAACTGTAGCCCCGTACCCTCTGTAGAATCCGCAAGTAGCCTGGCGGATAACTCCGAACTTAACTGGTGGCCCCACAAACCGAAGCCCGTCTTTGTGGCCGTCGATGTGACCAGTGGTCAGCCGGTTAATCCCATGGAGAAGTACGATCCGGAGCACATCGAGTGCCGTCATTATGGAGCCTACTTCCTTCCCCACCCCAGAAATTGTGGACTGTACTTCATCTGCGCCTACGGCCATCTCCATCGTCAtcagtgtgggcgtggcacagcGTGGAACTTCGAGATGTCTGAGTGCCAGTTGAGTGATCAGGCCGTTTGCTATGGGGAGTCCCGGGTTTCAGAGTCGCATACGGATGTAAAAACCACCACCAAAGTCCCCACATTCAGCAGCGAAGGTCCAGTAACCGTTTGCTATATTGTGGGATCGAGTGAGTACAGCACCCTGCAGCAATTCCTTACGGATCCAGAGATTACCGAATTGCCTCCCGTGACACCACCATCTCCACCTCGAGCTGAAGTCAGCGCCTTGACTTGTCCGTCCGCCAAGCAGAGCTATATGTCTCATCCGGAGGATTGCAGCAAGTACTATATCTGCATCGGAGGAATGCCAGTGCTCACATCCTGCCCCAAAGGACTCTTCTGGGACCAGAAGTCCGGATTTTGCGAGATTGAAAGGAATGTTAAATGTTTCCAAAAATGA
- the LOC122617481 gene encoding peritrophin-48, which translates to MTGKLLLATILCLMGGQALGDAVLEGNYNVTAVCTAVTVGTQLGSLESCQTYYVCKSTGPEKASCQTGYSYDYKRSSCYPSSEVACYWGVENPCGGRNHTWVPNTAVCGGWYYCLEGESAGSGKCPSNQKFDASLACCAYGSCATTESSDGVVLDDLCDVVPPGQYFGDTVDCTTWHNCESTSTGIVLRTGQCTNQIYNALTGQCAYSTTNACSRVTGIPLSDGAVSCTTNGAKTPDATECGKYYVCTNKINVATYCDTGYYFDVKSSTCVARQVAVPEEGCNRCQYATTKFVNAVDSDNCSTYYYCNQEGQAALNTCPDDTFFDETVQGCTSDENLTTYVKNNGACYGATASGSEETTASTE; encoded by the exons ATGACAG GCAAACTTCTACTGGCCACGATCTTGTGCCTGATGGGCGGCCAAGCCTTGGGCGATGCGGTTCTGGAAGGAAACTACAACGTTACAGCCGTCTGCACGGCGGTGACAGTCGGAACCCAGCTGGGCAGCTTAGAGTCCTGCCAGACTTACTACGTCTGCAAGTCCACCGGACCCGAGAAGGCCTCGTGCCAAACAGGCTACTCGTACGATTACAAGAGAAGCTCCTGCTATCCAAGCAGCGAGGTAGCATGCTACTGGGGCGTTGAGAATCCCTGTGGTGGCAGGAATCACACCTGGGTGCCAAACACTGCCGTTTGCGGTGGGTGGTACTACTGCCTCGAAGGCGAGTCTGCGGGCTCCGGAAAATGCCCATCTAACCAGAAATTCGATGCAAGCCTAGCGTGTTGCGCTTATGGATCCTGCGCCACCACCGAATCTTCTGATGGAGTCGTTCTCGACGACCTCTGCGATGTCGTGCCACCTGGCCAATATTTCGGCGACACTGTGGACTGCACCACCTGGCACAACTGCGAGTCCACCTCCACTGGAATCGTTTTGCGAACGGGTCAATGCACTAAT CAAATATACAACGCGCTCACCGGTCAATGTGCCTACTCAACTACCAACGCCTGCAGCCGTGTGACCGGAATTCCGCTGAGCGATGGCGCAGTTTCCTGCACCACGAACGGTGCTAAGACACCCGATGCCACCGAGTGTGGAAAATATTATGTGTGCACGAACAAGATAAATGTGGCCACATACTGTGATACTGGCTACTACTTCGACGTGAAGTCATCGACCTGTGTGGCCCGCCAGGTTGCTGTTCCGGAGGAGGGATGCAATCGATGCCAGTATGCTACGACGAAGTTTGTAAACGCCGTCGATTCGGACAACTGCTCCACCTACTACTACTGCAACCAGGAGGGCCAGGCCGCTTTGAACACCTGCCCTGATGATACCTTCTTCGACGAGACAGTCCAGGGATGCACGTCCGACGAAAACCTCACGACGTATGTGAAAAATAACGGAGCCTGCTATGGAGCCACCGCCAGCGGATCGGAGGAAACCACGGCCTCCACCGAATAA
- the LOC122616850 gene encoding peritrophin-48, with product MGGQKATILAAVALVIACAAPATADVNVTALCLLVSNGNYVASQLDCSTYYQCQGSSFTAMSCPQGYYFDKNAQQCTGSVPSTCTSNTDPCLGKAVGSFAASSSSCGGYYYCGASGAVRGSCPAGENFNPTTMACVYRNNYPCTESSGSSSTVSVALKLCNLVENGVYFGSPSDCSAWNFCKDNVLHSGSCEAGLVFNVQASNCGYKTASSCAQVTNDPSLTGVSAPTTCSSAGSMIAATACNQYYTCSAGNYQLMTCPSGYYYDTISKACVTRMQARNNCDRCVGTTATFVNAYSTTNCSDYLYCVNGVQKAVESCPTNYYFNENSGACVSGVEPTFLCCNPTKSDGDSTTSSGSTSTGSTSTGSTSTGSTSTGSASTGSTSTGSTSTGSTSTGSTSTGSTSTGSTSTGSTSTGSTSTGSTSTGSTSTGSTSTDSKSSETSSATSTVTKGASSSTTK from the exons ATGG GTGGACAAAAAGCAACCATCCTCGCTGCCGTGGCGCTAGTGATCGCCTGTGCCGCTCCAGCAACAGCCGATGTGAACGTCACCGCCTTGTGCCTGCTGGTCAGCAATGGTAACTACGTGGCCAGCCAGTTGGACTGCTCGACCTACTACCAGTGCCAGGGATCCTCGTTCACGGCCATGTCCTGTCCCCAGGGCTACTATTTCGACAAGAATGCCCAGCAGTGCACGGGCTCTGTGCCGAGCACCTGCACCAGCAACACCGATCCCTGTCTGGGCAAGGCGGTGGGATCCTTCGCGGCATCCAGTTCGTCCTGCGGGGGCTACTACTACTGCGGAGCCTCCGGCGCTGTGAGGGGCAGTTGTCCTGCTGGCGAGAACTTCAATCCCACCACAATGGCTTGTGTGTACCGGAACAATTACCCATGCACCGAGTCCTCCGGCAGTAGCTCTACTGTGTCGGTCGCACTCAAACTGTGCAATCTCGTCGAGAATGGCGTCTACTTCGGCAGCCCTTCCGACTGCAGTGCCTGGAACTTCTGCAAGGACAACGTGCTGCACTCGGGATCTTGCGAAGCTGGTCTAGTGTTCAATGTGCAGGCCAGCAACTGCGGCTACAAGACGGCCTCATCCTGCGCCCAGGTCACCAATGATCCATCCCTGACCGGAGTGTCTGCTCCAACCACTTGCTCCTCGGCCGGATCGATGATCGCAGCCACCGCATGCAACCAGTACTACACGTGCTCCGCTGGCAACTATCAGCTGATGACCTGCCCCTCGGGTTACTACTACGATACCATCTCGAAGGCGTGTGTGACCAGGATGCAAGCGAGGAACAACTGCGATAGATGTGTTGGCACCACTGCGACCTTCGTGAACGCCTACTCCACTACCAACTGCTCTGATTACCTGTACTGCGTGAACGGTGTCCAGAAGGCCGTGGAGAGCTGCCCCACAAACTACTACTTTAATGAGAACTCCGGAGCCTGCGTAAGCGGTGTGGAGCCCACGTTCCTCTGCTGCAATCCCACGAAAAGCGATGGAGATTCGACGACGTCCTCTGGATCGACTTCCACTGGATCGACTTCCACTGGATCGACTTCCACTGGATCGACTTCCACTGGCTCGGCTTCCACTGGCTCGACTTCCACTGGCTCGACTTCCACTGGCTCGACTTCCACTGGATCGACTTCCACTGGCTCGACTTCCACTGGATCGACTTCCACTGGATCGACTTCCACTGGATCGACTTCTACTGGCTCGACCTCCACTGGATCGACTTCCACTGGATCGACTTCAACTGACTCGAAATCCTCCGAAACTTCTTCTGCAACGTCAACAGTAACCAAAGGAGCTTCAAGTTCAAccacaaaataa
- the LOC122617816 gene encoding uncharacterized protein LOC122617816, which translates to MRASSGDRFLFYSIFSLLLICNLERILGDVSPEDVKTIESNVPTIWDRILSGVKNYPWKTNVIEKESAEAAKRRSVLWQRLTMATVL; encoded by the coding sequence ATGCGAGCATCCAGCGGAgatagatttttattttattcgatatTTTCATTGCTGCTAATCTGCAATTTGGAAAGAATCTTAGGTGATGTAAGCCCGGAAGATGTGAAAACGATAGAATCAAATGTCCCCACAATTTGGGATCGAATTTTAAGCGGTGTTAAGAACTATCCTTGGAAAACGAATGTAATTGAGAAGGAGAGCGCAGAAGCTGCTAAAAGGAGATCAGTTCTATGGCAAAGACTAACGATGGCCACAGTTCTTTAA